CGTTCAGCACCGATGCCGACCGCAACCGGCGGAGCGCCAAAGCGCTGAGAATCGAGCCGGGCCGCGGCTACCCGACCTTCGACGCCTTGCTTGTCGCGGAAGCCGCGCTGCCCGCGGACGAGCGGATGGAAGTGCTGGCGATCGTCACCCCGAACCACCTCCACGCCCCGATGGCGATCGCAGCGCTCGACGCCGGCTTTCACATCCTGTCCGAAAAGCCGATGGCGCTGAATTTGGCCGAGGCGCAGGCGATCGCCGCGGCGGCAGAGCGTAGCGGCAAGCTTTATGGCCTTGCCTTCACCTACAGCAGCTATCCGCTGATCGAAGAGGCGCGCGTGCGCGTCGCGCGCGGCGATTTCGGCAAGATCCGGCTGGTGCAGGCCGAATATTCGCAAGGCTGGCTGAGCCGGCCGATCGACGCGGACGGTAACAAGCAGGCCGAATGGCGCACCGATCCCGCGCGGGCCGGACTCGGCGGCTGCCTCGGCGACATCGGGACGCACGCTTTCCAGCTTGCCGAGCATGTCTCGGGGCTGGCGGTCGAATCGCTGAGCGCCGAACTGACCACGCATGTTGCGGGTCGCCGCCTCGACGACGATGTGGCGGCGCTGCTGCGCTTTGCGGGCGGTGCGCGCGGGATGCTGAAAGCCAGTCAGGTCGCGGCGGGCGACGAGAATGGCCTGCGGCTGCGCATCCATGGCGAGGAAGGCGGTCTCGAATGGTCGCAGATGGAACCGAACAGCCTGACGCTCCGCTGGCTCGACCGCCCAACCGAGGTGATCCGCGCCGGCGGGCCGGGGCTCGACCCCTTGGCGATGGCGCGGCTGCGCACCCCGGCGGGGCATCCCGAGGGCTATATCGAGGCGTTCGCGAACCTCTATCGCAGTTTTGCCCGGGCCCTGCGCGCCGGAGCCGCGAGCCCGCCGCCGCGCGGCGCGGCCGACTGGTTCCCCGGAATCGCCGACGGTTTGCGGACGATGACCTTCGTCGAAGCGGTGGTCAAAAATGCATCCGGCGACGCGAAATGGACCGCGCTCACGGACTGACGATCGCGCGGGTTCAGCTCCGGTAATCGGCGTTGATGCTGATGTAGCCGTGGGTGAGGTCGCAGGTCCAGACGGTAGCGCGACCTTCGCCGAGGCCCAGGTCGGCGCCGACGCGGATGTCCTGACCCTTGAGATGCGCGGCGACGGGCACTTCGTCATAGCCGTCGACGGGAAGGCCGTCCTTCGCGACCCAGTGATCGCCGAAGCGGATCGCGAGCTTGTCGCGGTCGGCGGGTTCGCCGGCCTTGCCGACCGCCATCACGACGCGGCCCCAGTTCGCATCCTCGCCCGCGATCGCGGTCTTCACCAGCGGCGAATTGGCGATGGCGAGCGCGACGCGCTTCGCGCTGTCGTCGCTGGTAGCGCCGGTGACCTGGATTTCGATGAATTTAGACGCGCCCTCGCCATCGCGCACCACCTGATGCGCGAGGTCGAGCGCGACGGCGCGGATCGCGGCGTAAAGCGCGTCGGCGCCCGGATCGTCGCGGGTCGTGAGCGGCGTATTGCCAGCCTGCCCAGTTGCGAAGAGCAACACCGTGTCGCTGGTCGAGGTGTCGCTGTCGACGGTGATGGAATTGAATGTCCCGCCGGTCGCCTCGCTCAGCATCGCCTGCAACAGCGCGGGCACGACGGCGGCGTCGGTGAAGATATAGCCAAGCATCGTCGCCATGTCGGGCGCGATCATGCCCGATCCCTTGACGATCCCCGTGATGTGGACGGTCGTGCCG
This DNA window, taken from Sphingopyxis sp. PAMC25046, encodes the following:
- a CDS encoding Gfo/Idh/MocA family oxidoreductase is translated as MNGRSKIRYGMVGGGEGAFIGAVHRMAAALDSEYELVCGAFSTDADRNRRSAKALRIEPGRGYPTFDALLVAEAALPADERMEVLAIVTPNHLHAPMAIAALDAGFHILSEKPMALNLAEAQAIAAAAERSGKLYGLAFTYSSYPLIEEARVRVARGDFGKIRLVQAEYSQGWLSRPIDADGNKQAEWRTDPARAGLGGCLGDIGTHAFQLAEHVSGLAVESLSAELTTHVAGRRLDDDVAALLRFAGGARGMLKASQVAAGDENGLRLRIHGEEGGLEWSQMEPNSLTLRWLDRPTEVIRAGGPGLDPLAMARLRTPAGHPEGYIEAFANLYRSFARALRAGAASPPPRGAADWFPGIADGLRTMTFVEAVVKNASGDAKWTALTD
- the argJ gene encoding bifunctional glutamate N-acetyltransferase/amino-acid acetyltransferase ArgJ, yielding MTTRSPLAPDSFPALPDIAGVTRRVARAHYKNWDRCDLTFVELAPGTTVAGVFTRNVCCSSEVELGREQVKGGTGRALIVNAGNSNAFTGYRGREAVEQIMAQVADHLGCDAKEVFVSSTGVIGVPLPKDKARAGVDAALTAEPCSWEAAAETIGTTDTFAKGAASSAVVGGTTVHITGIVKGSGMIAPDMATMLGYIFTDAAVVPALLQAMLSEATGGTFNSITVDSDTSTSDTVLLFATGQAGNTPLTTRDDPGADALYAAIRAVALDLAHQVVRDGEGASKFIEIQVTGATSDDSAKRVALAIANSPLVKTAIAGEDANWGRVVMAVGKAGEPADRDKLAIRFGDHWVAKDGLPVDGYDEVPVAAHLKGQDIRVGADLGLGEGRATVWTCDLTHGYISINADYRS